In Brassica napus cultivar Da-Ae chromosome A3, Da-Ae, whole genome shotgun sequence, the sequence ttaaatataatttcaaaacttatctaaataaaaacacaaaaatcatttgtaatataaaaaagaattaCATATTTTCTATCGATTAGGTATATTCGAAATTGTTAATAGATCCACtaaatattgctaaaatcaTTGAAGTCTTACTCACTTAACATAACAATCCCCTAAATTAAAGCTTTcacattaataacaaaaaatctaCTTCCAAATCACGATTTAGTATATTATACATTGAATAAAACTTTAGTATATTCTTATAATGAAACTTAATTCCCATTTCGTATTTTATAGACAATCCGTGAACAGATCCACTAAATATTCCTAACATTTAGTAGATTACTATTCTACAACTTGCAAATCtagattttaaataatttagtttagatttCTTTATGTCGCCAACATCTCATCTAATATCTCGTGGACCTTATTCTTTTTTAGTTATGGTCTTTTCAATTGGGATATgagttttttaattaatgttaatctttttttttaacttttcctAAGCTAAAGTAATTAACTTgctaattttgtttattatacaTAATCCTTTTTCCAACCAACACGTGAAGACCCATTTTCTGGTAaacatttttgttatatatatacaatcataaaatatataaacatttttaaaatgtgtgttatatatctaaactattaaaacaagaGTACAATTAAGATTTGACCCTTATTTTTCCTAAATAATTACAATGTAATGCCACTGATATTAATTAGTTTCCATCTACAACCTTAGATACTACCAATCATGTTTTATCTTAGATACTATCAATCATGTTTTATCTTAGTTTTTAAACCtacaaccaaaaaattaaagctacagcaaaaacatataaaaaatggtTGTAAAAATTTTACTTTCTAAAGCTCCATCTTTTTAGCTGtaggaaattttaaaactacatccATTAAAGCTAAATCAAAAAATTCTACTGACTAAATTCTAAAGTAAATTTTCTATAGTTACGGCCCAACCAATCACTTCCATTGTTTTcttgttattgtttttttcttttctgtgtGCAAATAGTTTGATACGGTGAACCAAACATGCATTATTACAAAAAAGTTATGTCAGGAGAAGCACCAGTTTTCTTATCTAATGGAAGATGTCATTCAATGTCCTAAGAACGAGATACATATGCATTGAGATTAAGATTAACCCCAGCAATTTCATCATACCTGAGAGAGGAGGAACGCCGTGGAGATCAAAGGGATTGGATTTCACTGATAAGTTGCAagatgatgttgatgatgatgatgcgaTTTGGTATTCGTCGTCAGAGTTGAGAAGGGAAGACAGAGGAGAGGAGGATGGTTGGATGTCGTCAAATAATAGAACACGCAGGAagccatgttttttttttcttttgttgttgacCCGTTTACCGTTTGTTGACCCGTTtaccttctttttttcctttttaaatgatactaaaCTTTGACCTGCGCGCCTGCGCGGATGTTATTTTAATTTGCAATGTCAATTTTTTAGCAATTTTCTTGATATAGTTGTATATATGTAACCATGTTAATTAGGGATgggtttttttgtttaattctgaATTCGGCTTGGTTTATTTGGGTCTAAGAAAACTTTAACCAAAGTCAACCCAAATTAGTTTAGTTTGGTATGTGCTTGTTTAGTtcatttgtgtttatttttttgttttttctagtcaagttacaaaaatataaacaaatcatcatttgacacgaaatcattattttttttcatttgtaaaCATAAAGCCAAACATCACAATAAGCATGTAGAAGATGTAATCTAATAGTTTTATGTTATTATCATTAAACCTACGATAAATATCATAGGTATTTTTTCAATTGTGATATTAATGTAAGAGattcatattcttttattttatttttagttgcgtttttctgttaattttgaagtaaaatataaattatatttaattgtttaggttaaatggttaaatatatcaaatcttaatattattagtatatttaattaatctaatttaaaaatatttcagttttttGGTTCAATTTAAAACCGAACTATTTGGATTGATAAAAATCTTCAACGAAATGATTTAGACATATactttagtttggtttggatcggtttggATTCGGATGGGTcggtttagtttggttcggttcggttcggattttttgCCCATCCTATTGTTAATTAATACTTAGTAGTGTATTTTTTTCATCACTTAATAATGTATTCTAtggtgataaaaaaaacaaagttataAATTCACATAAATTATtcttgttaatatatattttgtgttgacaaaaaaatatatatcttgcAAATGGATAATAGACATtgtaagaatataataaaaaaaattacaacggCAAGTAtctttattattgttattaataTCATAGCTTAAATTTAGGGGTTAGTTATGTTAAGTTAGTAAGATGTTCAATGATTTTAGGAATATTTACTTGATCTCTTAACAACTAAATGTACTATATcgatagaaaaaaatttaatttttgagttAATGTTATGTCTAACTAAATTATGATTTGCTTGTTAGTGGGGTAAGAAGTTAATGGGATTTTTATTGATTAGTGTAATATGCCGTGGAGTACTATGAATAATTAGTAAAGTTTTAGAGTTAgaaggtgttattggtttatatatttttattgatttaaaaatccctatagtatttataaatctgagtaaaatatacaaattttcaaattttctcggattattatttacaaatctggAGGTTTTCATTCGGATTTGGGCTTTTGTATTTTTTACAAAGAAATTCATGCAAATCCATTCAAGTACATTATGAAATCAAATCTATTAGTAAATCcatatgattgaataacacttgatttgaattagaatttatgaatcattaaacgaataacacttgatttgaattaaaattgatgaatcattaaacgaataacacatgatttcaatcccttatatattaaaagggaTGCATTGCATTTAATGCGTTTACACTACATTTGCCACGTGTCGATTAGATAGCCCTTCTCACAATTTGTTTCCTTATATGCTTCAATTCTAAAACACACGAGATAAAAATAATGCAATACCAAAAACTGCGTCTCTGTTAACTTTTTAGAGAAGTTACAAAAACGCAACACATAAGATACGTTAATTATAAAGACTATGTTTCGTTCTTTGACTTCAATGGAAACGGAGAGGGTGAAGCGGAAACTCGGCGGAAGTGGCGTGGCAGAGACAACGACGTCTACGGTCATCAATTTCTTCTCAGCCTCTCTTTCCCATGAACTCGCctgtcaatctctctctctctatggttttgtatttttaagCGTACGGAAAGGGTTGCGTTGTGGTGGTGGTACGGTGGTGGTGCTTACGCATCTGCTCACCGGAAAGTGAAGACAAAGCTTAATTGTGGTGCGAGTGATGATGACGATGaaatttagattttgatttaggTTTAATTTGTTTTCGACTTAGTGCTTTTTTTTGCTTATGTTAAGTGTTTCTTTCAATTTTGGTTTAGTTctgtaaaattatttgaatatataataatttaaggTGTTTATGTGTAAGTTACGAATGAATAATCTAATAACATATATACATAAGATTTCTGATATTTCAAAAACCTTGAGTTTGATTGAAATGTAAATATCATATTAAATGTGAGAGTTTGTTAGCCCGTAGCTATGTTTTGAAAGAGtgatattttacatattttgaaGATAAATTGTTTCATACTCCCAAATATATTCATGTTACAGCTAACTCGATATATTGGAATTGAGTGTGATAATACGTTGAAAGTTTGAAACGTACGTAACCGattcttttttgaaacaaaacaaagaactctaaaataacacttttaaccagtgttttgaaacccgatccGGATCTGCGGTTGAACCAGTAAACCCGGTGACCCAGAAAAAAATccgatttgggttttgtgaaaaactcaatattaaGAAACCCACAAAAATCCGcaaaaaatcactaaaacccgaaacccgatacCAATTGAACCGtcggttgaaccaataaataacttttactttttattaagttttcagATTATGTTTGTATTCTAAGTTTCCAATTAAAAAGTTgggtgctgacaaaaaaaaaaaagttaggtttttccttttcagttttatatttgtgatttttagattttgataaagATTTCATTATGTCacctgaagaaaatgaagtgaacGATGGTAGAGAAAACCAAAATTAGTTAATGTGATTTGATGTTAGTTTATTTCCgttattgacaatttattacaatgatctctcactttgagtttattttgaatttgaagtttaatttattattcaaataagaaatttaaatatttatgaattttatatcttaaatttttttagatgtcataacttttactttgttacagaaaattttaaatagtctaaactattttttgatattttgtatgtaaaatgaaaataaaaatagaaaaactaaagttaagtattttctaaatatttttaaacataaaatatatacatatccaaactattattttatgtttaaaaaaatatttagaaaatattaaactttagtttttctatttttatttttatagcaaatatattattatataataaaattaatttatttattaacccAAGATTCACCCGCGGTCGACCCAGTGACCCATCAACCCGGTAAGTCTTTTTAACATAATGAGAAAGAAGGTCATGCTAACGTTTATTATGGTTGTTAATGTCAACATGGTCACACTAAAAGATACAAAAGCTGGCAATACCACTCCGAGGTTGActtaaataataatcaaaattattttaaatttttgacaaTATTTACGATGATGCTGGTGAATTTTTCTAATCAGTTAATAAAAACtttgaattttctattttttataacttaTAGTATGTCGCCCTTATTTATTAGCCATTGATAATATAATAAGTTTGAAACACtcatatactgaagtctatgaatTTTCGATGGAGGATTATCTACACCGAATTCTATAGAAGAATGATGTATCTTTCAATTAATGATTGCTtaagatatttattatatatttatttaaaaaatgaagatgatcacattAAATCTAACTGATTGTATCAGGTAAGATATCAAGTTTTTTACATAAAGTTTGCTATAATCGATATATATTCCAACTGCAATCTATCACCGGAAGAAAGAAAAACGAAAATCAGTTTAGTCGAACAAACCCAAATAAATACAGCTTCCGAAtggttgttatattttaaaagagttaaatctaaaaaaatccAACCTAAAATCAAATCGATGTCCACACTAAACAGATCTAATATCATCTtaacttataaatattaaaattaataattttattccgTACAATCCAACCAATCACTCCAAATAACAGGTATGCATTTTGATGGCAGGTCTAATTATCACTTGGAGGTGGACTCCGGAACATGTACATGGCTCAAACATAGTCACAGGTTAAACTTCTCTAAAACCCAAAATATCTTGTTGCTTACAAACAGAATCCTACTACTTCCCAATCctaatttttttcatacatttttggTGAACCATAACTTAAAACGAAGAAAGACTTTAACTCATTTCCATCTTCTGAGATGCTGACCTGACCTCACATGCCATTTCTTTTTTCAGATGAGCGCAATGTTTCTTTTATGAATCCAGAGTCCCTTGGTGGGTTGGTTGATCATGACCAAACACCATAAGTTACATACAGCTTTTCCTTCATCCCTGTTGCATTGCATGGTCGTGCGAATATGGTGGATCTCCTTCTGGTGAATAAGAGCAAACCATTAAAAGTCAAATCATGTTTGCCATAGAGACACTGAGAAAAGTATgtcataacattttttatttgtggGAATCACGTTTGTAATTATCCTTTGCGGTATTACCATCAGAGCACACAATTGAAAGGTAAATAAAAAAGAGTATTCTGAGATTGCAAACAAAACGAAGCCTTGATTCTGTTATTATTACCAATTTCACCATCAGAAGTATCTGCAAGCCTTGCAATGGCAGCCATAAGCGCTTGTTCATGTTCCTGCCATCACACAACTTTGTGTTATTTTCCTCAGAATCACAACATTAAACCACTCGCAATAGCCAATAGAAAGGGTATTATATTAGTCTCAGACCTTGAGCATTTTCTTGGCCTTATCAAGCTCAAAAGGATCAGGATGAGTAGCATCAAAAACTCTCTCCACCTAGAAAAACGCCTTGACTTTAGATCAGCAGTTGATGTTAATGGACAcaacagattaaaaaaaaactaacctcCTTCACAAGCAAGTCTGTGTTGAACAGTTCAATATCATCACCACCACCATTCTGATGTGTTGGTGGTGGTAAAAATTCTCTTCTCGGTTGATGAATTCTTGGTCCTCTCCCTCTACCAAAATGGCTTTGGTTTCTTCGGTTCCCACGGATTGATCCACTTCCAAGTCCAGCATTTAACGCTACCCCACTCTCCTCTCCATCCCACCTTATATCTTCCGGTGGTatctacaaacaaaaaaataatgtcagCTCCTATCAAAGATCCTCATCATGTATAGACAGAAATGGATGGTAACCATAAACATGTCAAGCTTACCTCCTTGAGATCAACCCATTCCCACGTTTCATTTATTGCGTTTATATCATACACCAACGCATGCCGACCCTGTGAGAaataaaacaagtcaacaaattGCAAAACAACTTGAACCAAATGTTCAAATGTTAGTACCTCAACGGCGTTGTACTGGGTTATGATTGCTTCATAAAAGTGGTTGTCTTCAGGCCATTTTGTCCACACTTTTCTTCCGATAAGAGCTTCAGCAGATCCATCTGCTGCTATGCCACCGGAAACGACACGGCTATTGAATGACCTATTTCCAGCTGGACCAATTGATGGATGATACTGCATGCATATGAACGATTAATTGATCAAGAACACAGAGAAAAACAGAAGAAAAGCACAATTAAGACTTACAGATGGAAATGTCTTCTGCTTTTTCCTGGAAGCTGAGAAAGTTGGACTAGGGACAACATCAAACCCCTGACTAGCTGCATGTCtagaaagaacttggcttccGCCTCCCTGTCTCCAATCCCTGGTACAGTTCCAGTGTACAACATATTAAGATAACCGGAACTTCATGATAAGTTCACTGGTGTGTAATTGTTGGTGGCAGATAAACAATCTGACCTTATCCGTTGGATAGTATCATCCTTATTGACCCTACTCAGAAGCTCTCGGTGTTCGTCATCAGATACTCTCAGTTCTTTACGCAACTCTGTTATCAAGCTTTCTTTATCCTAAAATGCGTAAATGGAATAAAACCCATAATGAGACTGACAGAGAACACAAAGCAACCTAATCAACCCAAAAGGTGATAGAGACAGCAAGTACCCAAGAAATGGCATCAGACTGCGCTTTAAAGGCCCTTAAAACAGCGGTATAAGCTTCCTGCT encodes:
- the LOC106353077 gene encoding protein EMSY-LIKE 1 isoform X1; this translates as MEAQIHQLEQEAYTAVLRAFKAQSDAISWDKESLITELRKELRVSDDEHRELLSRVNKDDTIQRIRDWRQGGGSQVLSRHAASQGFDVVPSPTFSASRKKQKTFPSYHPSIGPAGNRSFNSRVVSGGIAADGSAEALIGRKVWTKWPEDNHFYEAIITQYNAVEGRHALVYDINAINETWEWVDLKEIPPEDIRWDGEESGVALNAGLGSGSIRGNRRNQSHFGRGRGPRIHQPRREFLPPPTHQNGGGDDIELFNTDLLVKEVERVFDATHPDPFELDKAKKMLKEHEQALMAAIARLADTSDGEIEGDPPYSHDHAMQQG
- the LOC106353077 gene encoding protein EMSY-LIKE 1 isoform X2; translation: MEAQIHQLEQEAYTAVLRAFKAQSDAISWDKESLITELRKELRVSDDEHRELLSRVNKDDTIQRIRDWRQGGGSQVLSRHAASQGFDVVPSPTFSASRKKQKTFPSYHPSIGPAGNRSFNSRVVSGGIAADGSAEALIGRKVWTKWPEDNHFYEAIITQYNAVEGRHALVYDINAINETWEWVDLKEIPPEDIRWDGEESGVALNAGLGSGSIRGNRRNQSHFGRGRGPRIHQPRREFLPPPTHQNGGGDDIELFNTDLLVKEVERVFDATHPDPFELDKAKKMLKEHEQALMAAIARLADTSDGEIGDPPYSHDHAMQQG